One window of the Pyrinomonadaceae bacterium genome contains the following:
- a CDS encoding S9 family peptidase produces the protein MTDRFSYRCRILNLLALLLCCAGIASAQTDKRQLTIEWIFGPEGRAVAGVPATTWLEDSTLMMLDNRQTPAERTFEKLDPATGRRQKVVDAGKALASLKSSGAGADVNTLPWPIAFDGLGRRALYVLKGDVLVLELASARFQRLTRTVTEETSASFSPNGNRVAYVRDHDLYYFDLNTNRETRVTRDGSETILNGTLSWVYWEEVFGRRDIGYWWAPDSKAIAYLQSDESKVDLAYFTDIAPFPPRVIRQRYAVAGRANPRVRLGIAELNNLRTQWIRVTDKPFEYIVRAKWLPDGRRLSVQTMPRLQTELSLYFADRRTGAARHILTETDPGWVNLADDLYFFNDGQHFLWPSERDGYMHLYRYRMDGTLANQVTKGPWALASAGGIAFWVRQALVGVDEKNGWVYFTALERSSIERQLYRVRVDGSEFKRLSDESGTHRISMSPDARYFLDRYSDVRTLPALRVHSSDGTKLSTIAEPRPQLIAPYDVQFPDTTTIPADDGFPMPAQIMRPKSFRTDRKYPVIMFVYGGPAAPQVANAWQGDTLWNQLLLEAGYVVVKVDNRSATAINKQLENTVLKRMGEAETPDLVAAARWLKKQRWVDDKRVGVWGWSYGGYMTLNLLTRSQEFKAGIAVAPGTDWRYYDTKWTEAPMRTPQENPEGYASTSLLPRAKDLHGNLLIVFGSYDDNVHPVNQLAFIDALVASGKKFEMMTYPMRKHGIEDPAATRHLYRLMLDFWKANL, from the coding sequence ATGACTGACCGGTTTTCATATCGCTGTCGAATTCTCAACCTGCTCGCTTTGCTCTTGTGCTGTGCCGGCATCGCCAGCGCACAGACTGATAAGCGCCAACTAACGATCGAATGGATTTTCGGCCCCGAAGGTCGCGCAGTGGCCGGCGTGCCTGCGACGACATGGCTCGAAGACAGCACGCTGATGATGCTCGACAATCGCCAGACGCCGGCTGAGCGAACATTTGAGAAATTAGATCCGGCTACCGGGCGCCGACAGAAAGTCGTCGATGCAGGCAAGGCGTTGGCGAGTCTCAAGTCGTCAGGCGCGGGCGCTGACGTCAATACGTTGCCCTGGCCGATCGCATTCGATGGTTTGGGCCGGCGCGCATTGTACGTTCTCAAAGGAGATGTTCTTGTTCTCGAACTTGCCAGTGCGCGGTTCCAACGCCTCACGAGGACTGTAACTGAAGAGACCTCAGCCAGTTTTTCTCCGAATGGTAACCGCGTCGCATACGTCCGCGATCACGATCTCTATTACTTCGATCTGAATACGAATCGCGAGACGCGAGTTACCCGGGACGGTTCTGAGACGATTCTGAACGGCACGCTTTCCTGGGTGTATTGGGAAGAAGTTTTCGGCCGTCGCGACATCGGATATTGGTGGGCGCCCGACTCGAAAGCGATCGCCTATCTTCAATCGGACGAGTCGAAAGTTGACCTCGCGTATTTCACCGATATTGCGCCCTTTCCCCCGCGCGTGATTCGGCAGCGTTACGCCGTAGCGGGCCGCGCCAATCCCCGCGTGCGTCTGGGAATAGCTGAACTCAACAACCTGCGCACGCAGTGGATTCGCGTAACCGATAAACCGTTTGAGTACATCGTCCGGGCAAAGTGGTTACCGGATGGCCGTCGCTTAAGCGTGCAAACGATGCCGCGTCTGCAGACTGAGCTGTCCCTTTATTTTGCCGATCGGCGAACGGGAGCGGCCAGGCACATTCTTACCGAGACCGATCCCGGTTGGGTCAATCTGGCAGACGATCTCTATTTCTTTAATGACGGACAGCATTTCCTTTGGCCATCTGAGCGTGATGGCTACATGCATCTGTACCGCTATCGAATGGACGGCACGCTTGCCAACCAGGTGACAAAAGGTCCCTGGGCTTTGGCGAGCGCGGGTGGAATAGCGTTCTGGGTGCGGCAGGCACTTGTCGGTGTCGATGAAAAGAACGGTTGGGTTTACTTCACTGCGCTCGAGAGATCGTCTATCGAAAGACAACTATATCGCGTGCGCGTCGACGGCTCGGAATTCAAACGCCTCTCCGACGAATCTGGTACTCACCGCATTTCCATGTCGCCTGACGCGCGTTATTTTCTGGATCGCTATTCAGACGTGCGCACGCTTCCCGCATTGCGCGTGCATAGCAGCGACGGGACGAAGTTGAGCACCATTGCCGAACCACGTCCGCAGTTAATCGCGCCGTACGATGTTCAGTTTCCCGACACGACCACAATTCCCGCGGATGATGGCTTTCCGATGCCGGCGCAGATCATGAGACCAAAGAGTTTCCGGACGGATCGCAAGTATCCGGTAATCATGTTTGTCTATGGCGGACCGGCTGCGCCGCAGGTGGCAAACGCATGGCAAGGCGACACCTTGTGGAACCAACTGCTCCTCGAGGCCGGCTATGTCGTCGTCAAAGTCGACAATCGATCGGCCACCGCAATAAACAAACAGTTGGAGAACACAGTCCTTAAGCGGATGGGCGAAGCGGAGACGCCCGACCTGGTCGCCGCCGCCCGTTGGCTAAAAAAGCAGAGATGGGTAGATGACAAACGCGTCGGAGTGTGGGGTTGGAGCTATGGCGGCTACATGACTTTGAATCTGCTGACGCGTTCACAGGAGTTTAAAGCGGGTATCGCCGTTGCGCCTGGTACCGACTGGCGTTATTACGACACCAAGTGGACTGAGGCACCCATGCGAACGCCGCAGGAAAACCCGGAGGGCTACGCAAGTACTTCACTACTGCCGCGCGCGAAAGACTTGCACGGAAATCTTCTCATCGTCTTCGGAAGCTACGACGATAATGTCCACCCGGTGAATCAGTTGGCGTTTATAGACGCCCTCGTCGCATCGGGCAAAAAGTTTGAAATGATGACCTACCCGATGCGTAAACATGGGATCGAGGATCCAGCGGCCACACGTCATTTGTACCGGCTGATGCTCGACTTCTGGAAAGCCAATTTGTGA
- a CDS encoding DUF4126 domain-containing protein, producing MAMDFISTLAVSLGASWVSGINLYATVATLGLLSRFANLKLPGELDVVTNWWVIGVALFMFVVEFVADKVPVVDSIWDVIHTFIRIPAGAVIAATAFGEFDRSVQVIALLVGGGLALSSHGTKAATRALINTSPEPVSNVVVSLAEDALVIVAVVLALFLPIVVFFVIGAGLAVSIWILPRVIRFFRSVFRRVRGWFKPATA from the coding sequence ATGGCGATGGACTTCATTTCCACACTGGCAGTCAGCCTGGGCGCCTCATGGGTGTCGGGCATCAACCTCTACGCCACGGTGGCCACACTCGGGTTGTTGAGTCGCTTTGCGAATCTGAAGCTGCCGGGCGAGCTTGATGTGGTGACGAACTGGTGGGTGATTGGCGTCGCGCTGTTTATGTTCGTCGTTGAGTTCGTGGCCGACAAGGTGCCGGTCGTCGACAGCATCTGGGATGTAATTCACACCTTTATCCGCATTCCCGCGGGCGCGGTGATCGCCGCAACCGCGTTCGGCGAATTTGATCGCAGTGTGCAGGTGATTGCTTTACTAGTCGGCGGCGGACTGGCGCTCAGTTCGCACGGAACAAAAGCCGCGACCCGCGCGCTTATCAACACCAGTCCTGAACCCGTCTCGAATGTGGTCGTCAGCCTCGCGGAAGACGCGCTGGTGATCGTCGCGGTGGTGCTCGCGCTGTTTCTTCCCATAGTGGTGTTCTTTGTGATTGGGGCGGGGTTGGCGGTCTCGATTTGGATCCTACCGCGCGTGATTCGCTTCTTCCGAAGTGTCTTCCGGAGGGTGCGCGGGTGGTTCAAGCCGGCGACGGCTTGA
- a CDS encoding protein kinase: MGLSSGTELGHYKIQSKLGEGGMGEVYLALDERLGRKLALKVLPAELAANQDRMRRFTQEAKAAAALNHPNIAHIYEIGEHDGISFIAMEYVDGYTLRQLIHDRHTDLAKLLRWLQHVAEGLAKAHAAGIVHRDLKPDNIMVTREGHAKTLDFGLAKLIEPQSLSGQRASDGRSEVATALMQHYSTPGAVLGTVGYMSPEQARGEVNEIDHRSDVFSLGCILYEAITGRKAFEGKDTIDALNKIIREPPEAIATLAPNAPADLQRIVRRCLAKDPDERYQTIKDVALEIKDVRRELQNAVGINTTVPPPSSSSIAHSVASPSSLESQAAVTSLSPAATSAHPSSAEYLATQIGRHKKGILIGVGVVAVALIAGIYLFSKFGGREKSTSSGQMKISRLVTGIKGVGNASISPDGKYVAYAVYQKETVSLHLRQVSTGSDREIVAPVANANISGTVFSPDSELVYYNFYHREDSPLGTLYQVPVIGGRDPRKILEHISSIIGFAPDGKRFALFRDYAKTGESEVLIGNLDGGEPQRIAKRSGNDYYLGIPAWSPDGSRIACPVGTDTGGTKFSLVEIPAGGGSEKPLTSFNWYGDIARPMWLKDGSGLVVNARERTVSTPQIWRVSYPGGEVSRVTNDLAEYGSSSFGLTADSSTIMTLVTERSSRIWLAALGETGATQLTDGKADGESGIAWTPDGHIVYVAKTGDNLDIWIMNEDGSGKRQLTSNAASEANIDVSPDGRYIVYTSAQAGGNDEVWRMNIDGTNAIPLARGDYFHFRPRVSPDGKWVAFGSFKTGTPRQWKVSIDGGEPTKVTDLAFQAAGFLPDGTKIYGEYFDDQISPPRWRGAIVTFDTGQLVKVFDLPDGVNRAVLTDEQTAIFNMKKADVDNLWSKPIDGGEPKQLTKFTSENSYNFAPSRDFRKFAITRGTSSSDIILIKDF; this comes from the coding sequence ATGGGTCTTTCATCGGGCACAGAACTCGGTCATTACAAAATTCAGTCGAAGCTCGGCGAAGGCGGGATGGGCGAAGTGTACCTGGCGCTCGACGAGAGGCTCGGGCGCAAGCTCGCGCTGAAAGTACTGCCGGCTGAACTGGCCGCGAATCAGGACCGCATGCGCCGCTTTACGCAGGAAGCAAAGGCCGCGGCGGCGCTGAACCATCCGAACATTGCGCACATTTACGAAATCGGCGAGCACGACGGCATCAGCTTTATCGCGATGGAATACGTTGACGGCTACACGCTGCGTCAACTGATTCACGATCGGCACACGGACCTGGCGAAACTTCTGCGCTGGCTGCAACACGTGGCTGAAGGTCTGGCCAAAGCACACGCGGCCGGTATCGTGCATCGCGATCTGAAGCCGGACAACATCATGGTCACGCGCGAAGGTCACGCGAAGACCCTGGACTTTGGCCTCGCGAAATTGATTGAGCCGCAAAGCCTCTCAGGCCAGCGCGCGAGTGACGGACGAAGCGAAGTCGCCACGGCGCTGATGCAGCATTACTCGACCCCGGGCGCGGTGCTGGGGACCGTCGGATACATGTCGCCGGAACAGGCGCGGGGAGAGGTGAACGAGATCGACCATCGCTCGGACGTCTTTTCACTCGGCTGCATTCTTTATGAAGCGATTACCGGCCGGAAGGCTTTCGAAGGCAAAGACACGATCGACGCGCTGAACAAGATCATTCGTGAGCCGCCTGAGGCGATCGCCACGCTCGCGCCGAACGCTCCGGCCGATTTACAGCGAATCGTGCGGCGATGTCTCGCCAAGGATCCTGACGAGCGGTACCAAACGATCAAGGATGTCGCGCTTGAAATTAAAGACGTGCGGCGTGAATTACAGAATGCCGTCGGCATCAATACCACTGTGCCGCCGCCCTCGAGTTCATCGATAGCTCATTCCGTCGCTAGTCCTTCGTCACTTGAGAGCCAGGCGGCGGTGACTAGTCTGTCACCGGCGGCCACTTCCGCGCACCCATCGAGCGCGGAATACCTCGCGACGCAAATCGGCCGTCACAAGAAAGGGATCTTGATTGGGGTCGGAGTTGTCGCAGTCGCATTGATAGCCGGCATTTATCTGTTCTCAAAGTTTGGCGGCCGCGAAAAATCGACCTCGTCCGGCCAGATGAAGATCTCGCGGCTCGTGACCGGAATTAAGGGCGTCGGTAACGCATCAATTTCGCCCGATGGAAAGTACGTGGCCTATGCGGTTTATCAGAAAGAGACCGTCAGCCTGCATCTGCGCCAGGTTTCGACCGGCAGCGATCGTGAAATCGTCGCGCCGGTTGCCAATGCCAACATCAGCGGCACGGTCTTCTCGCCCGATAGCGAACTTGTCTACTACAACTTCTACCATCGCGAGGATAGTCCGCTTGGTACTCTGTATCAGGTTCCAGTAATAGGCGGAAGAGACCCACGCAAGATTCTCGAACATATTAGTTCGATCATCGGCTTTGCGCCTGATGGTAAGCGGTTCGCGCTTTTCCGTGATTACGCAAAGACCGGGGAATCTGAAGTTCTCATTGGAAACCTGGACGGTGGCGAGCCACAAAGGATCGCGAAACGAAGCGGCAATGATTATTACCTCGGTATTCCGGCCTGGTCCCCGGACGGGAGCCGAATAGCATGTCCGGTTGGCACCGATACCGGCGGGACAAAATTCAGTTTGGTCGAAATCCCGGCCGGTGGCGGCAGCGAAAAACCGCTCACGTCATTCAATTGGTATGGTGATATTGCCCGGCCGATGTGGTTAAAAGACGGCAGCGGGCTGGTGGTGAATGCCCGGGAGCGCACTGTCAGTACACCTCAAATATGGCGCGTGTCTTACCCCGGCGGCGAAGTCAGCCGAGTCACTAATGACCTGGCAGAGTATGGCTCGTCAAGTTTTGGGCTGACCGCTGATTCTTCCACCATCATGACTCTGGTTACGGAACGATCCTCGCGGATTTGGTTGGCAGCGCTGGGCGAAACCGGAGCCACGCAACTGACGGATGGTAAGGCCGACGGTGAGAGCGGCATCGCCTGGACTCCTGACGGCCACATTGTTTACGTCGCGAAGACGGGTGACAACCTGGACATCTGGATCATGAACGAAGATGGATCAGGCAAACGGCAGCTGACCAGTAACGCAGCTTCTGAAGCGAATATCGATGTCTCACCAGACGGCCGTTACATCGTGTACACCTCCGCCCAGGCTGGCGGCAACGATGAAGTCTGGCGGATGAACATCGACGGCACCAATGCCATTCCGCTCGCGCGCGGTGACTACTTTCATTTCCGGCCGAGGGTCTCTCCGGATGGGAAATGGGTGGCTTTCGGCTCGTTCAAAACAGGGACTCCGCGGCAGTGGAAAGTTTCGATTGACGGTGGCGAGCCGACAAAGGTCACTGACCTGGCCTTCCAAGCGGCGGGATTTTTGCCTGACGGAACAAAAATCTATGGAGAATATTTCGACGACCAAATCAGTCCGCCGCGGTGGCGGGGCGCAATTGTGACGTTCGATACGGGCCAACTGGTGAAGGTTTTTGATTTGCCTGACGGCGTGAATCGAGCGGTATTAACCGATGAGCAGACCGCCATCTTTAACATGAAGAAGGCAGACGTTGATAACCTTTGGAGCAAACCAATCGACGGCGGAGAACCGAAGCAATTGACCAAATTCACGTCCGAAAACTCTTACAACTTCGCGCCTTCACGTGACTTCAGGAAGTTCGCAATCACGCGCGGGACATCCTCTTCGGACATTATTCTGATCAAAGATTTCTAG
- a CDS encoding PQQ-binding-like beta-propeller repeat protein produces the protein MKIIRKVNPGSPLSFAGLLFAVLLAVPLTVWGQPKDWPQFRGPESNPVGKHAKLADRWSKTENVEWSREIPGRGWSSPIVTGGKVYVTSVTTEGKSKPPQIGTDYSNEYAAELQKQGLSQAEIMKRLTERDIELPKEVMLHYFVYSLDLKSGKIEWQKEFYKGQPPGGRHRKNSFVSETPVTDGKFIYVFVGNLGLWAFDLKGKQVWTTPLEANPIYLDFGTGGSPALAGNLLVVVSDNEKQQYIAAFDKRTGKQVWRTNRDIAKGSPIRSGWSTPYIWRHGTNTEIVAMGPGEAISYDLAGKELWRLSGMAGNAIPTPFAYDGLLYLNAGAGRTLYAIRPGAKGDISLKKDQVSNEHIVWAQERAGTYLPSSLAYEGAIYALTHTGILTRFDAKTGKQIYKTRIDPAATAFTTSPWAYNGKLFCLSEEGQTFVVSTGDEFKLLHVNDLDDFTMASPAIVGERLLIRTEHHLYSIRRRG, from the coding sequence GTGAAAATTATTCGCAAAGTTAACCCAGGCTCCCCTCTGTCGTTTGCTGGTTTGCTGTTCGCCGTGCTGCTGGCCGTGCCGTTAACGGTCTGGGGCCAGCCCAAAGATTGGCCGCAGTTCCGCGGGCCGGAATCAAATCCCGTGGGCAAGCATGCGAAGCTTGCCGATCGCTGGTCGAAAACAGAAAACGTGGAGTGGTCGCGCGAGATTCCCGGCCGCGGGTGGTCGTCGCCGATTGTGACCGGCGGCAAGGTTTATGTGACCAGCGTGACCACTGAGGGAAAGTCCAAGCCGCCGCAAATCGGAACCGACTACAGCAACGAATACGCCGCCGAATTGCAGAAACAGGGACTGTCGCAGGCGGAAATCATGAAGCGCCTCACCGAACGCGACATCGAGCTGCCGAAAGAAGTGATGCTGCATTACTTCGTCTATAGTCTTGACCTGAAGAGCGGCAAAATTGAGTGGCAGAAGGAATTCTATAAAGGTCAACCTCCGGGCGGGCGTCACCGTAAGAACAGCTTTGTCTCAGAGACGCCGGTCACCGACGGCAAATTCATTTACGTTTTCGTTGGGAACCTCGGGTTATGGGCCTTTGATTTGAAAGGCAAACAGGTGTGGACGACACCGCTCGAGGCGAACCCGATTTACCTCGATTTCGGTACCGGCGGCTCGCCGGCGCTGGCCGGAAATCTTCTGGTAGTCGTTAGCGACAACGAGAAGCAGCAATACATCGCGGCCTTCGACAAACGGACAGGCAAGCAAGTCTGGCGCACGAACCGCGACATCGCTAAGGGATCCCCGATACGGTCGGGATGGTCCACGCCGTACATTTGGCGCCACGGGACAAACACTGAAATTGTGGCGATGGGACCTGGCGAAGCGATTAGTTATGACCTCGCAGGGAAAGAATTGTGGCGATTGTCCGGCATGGCAGGGAATGCCATCCCGACGCCCTTCGCGTACGACGGATTGCTCTATCTTAATGCCGGAGCAGGGCGAACCCTATACGCGATTCGTCCGGGTGCCAAAGGCGACATCTCGCTCAAAAAAGATCAGGTTTCAAATGAACACATCGTTTGGGCTCAAGAGCGGGCCGGCACGTACCTGCCTTCGTCGCTGGCTTACGAAGGCGCCATCTACGCCTTGACTCATACCGGGATCCTTACCCGCTTTGATGCCAAGACCGGCAAGCAGATCTACAAGACACGAATCGATCCGGCCGCGACCGCTTTCACGACGTCGCCCTGGGCTTACAACGGCAAGCTCTTCTGTTTAAGCGAGGAAGGCCAGACCTTCGTCGTGTCAACGGGCGATGAATTCAAGTTATTGCATGTGAATGATCTGGACGATTTCACCATGGCGTCGCCCGCGATCGTGGGAGAGCGCTTGCTGATCCGCACGGAACATCATCTCTACTCGATCCGTCGCAGAGGATAA
- a CDS encoding PQQ-binding-like beta-propeller repeat protein translates to MKSVPKAIRTSLLLLLAYLSVPAQAPQLGHWPQWRGPFFNGMARGDAPTTWSDTSNVKWKTEIPGKGHSTPVVWGDLIFLTTAIPTGKPAAPVPPPSPEVQGEGRRGRGAGGDTAPQPEQRFEVLCLDRKTGKILWQKTATVAAPHEGYHRVYGSFASNSPVTDGKHVYAFFGSRGLYAYDFSGKLVWQKDFGVQMKIKLGFGEGTAPLLDGNRLFLVFDHEAGSFMVAVDKRTGKELWRVTRDELTSWSTPLAIEHAGRRQVIVAATKKVRSYDPETGKVIWEVAGLGGNVVPMPAYQNEILYVMSGFRDPRLMAIKLGKEGDLTGTDSVLWSHTRGLAYTTSPVLHDNKLFFVTDNGLLSAYNATTGEAFFAQTRLPKAYNFKASPVGANGKLYLATEDGDVVVLRMGEKLEVLATNTLADQVFIASPVIANGELLLRGQSTLYCISRG, encoded by the coding sequence ATGAAGAGCGTTCCGAAAGCGATCCGGACCTCACTTCTATTGCTGCTTGCATACCTATCGGTTCCCGCGCAGGCGCCGCAGCTTGGGCATTGGCCACAGTGGCGAGGACCTTTCTTTAACGGCATGGCGCGCGGTGATGCGCCCACCACCTGGAGCGACACCAGCAACGTCAAATGGAAGACGGAGATTCCGGGAAAAGGCCATTCGACGCCGGTGGTGTGGGGCGATCTAATATTCCTCACCACCGCCATTCCCACGGGCAAGCCGGCCGCACCCGTCCCCCCGCCATCTCCAGAAGTTCAAGGTGAAGGCCGACGCGGTCGGGGCGCCGGCGGCGACACTGCGCCTCAGCCGGAGCAACGGTTCGAAGTGCTGTGCCTGGATCGCAAAACTGGGAAAATCCTGTGGCAAAAAACCGCCACCGTTGCCGCTCCACACGAGGGCTATCACCGCGTTTATGGAAGCTTCGCTTCGAACTCGCCGGTCACGGACGGCAAGCATGTCTATGCGTTTTTCGGATCGCGAGGTCTCTATGCTTACGACTTCAGCGGAAAGCTGGTTTGGCAAAAAGACTTCGGCGTGCAGATGAAAATCAAGTTGGGTTTTGGTGAAGGCACGGCGCCGCTGCTCGACGGTAACCGGCTTTTCCTGGTCTTCGATCACGAAGCGGGATCGTTCATGGTGGCGGTCGACAAGCGAACCGGAAAAGAACTTTGGCGCGTGACGCGGGACGAACTCACTTCCTGGAGCACGCCGTTGGCAATCGAGCACGCGGGCCGCCGCCAGGTGATCGTGGCCGCGACCAAAAAAGTCCGCAGTTACGATCCTGAAACCGGCAAAGTGATTTGGGAGGTCGCCGGCCTGGGCGGGAATGTGGTTCCGATGCCTGCCTATCAGAATGAAATTCTTTACGTGATGAGTGGATTTCGCGATCCGCGCTTGATGGCCATCAAGTTGGGCAAGGAAGGCGACCTCACGGGCACTGACTCAGTCCTCTGGAGCCACACGCGCGGCCTGGCGTATACGACCTCGCCGGTGTTGCATGACAACAAACTCTTCTTCGTGACCGACAACGGGTTGCTCAGTGCTTACAACGCAACCACTGGCGAAGCCTTCTTTGCGCAAACGCGTCTGCCCAAAGCCTACAACTTCAAAGCTTCGCCGGTCGGGGCGAACGGCAAGCTGTACCTGGCGACGGAAGATGGCGATGTGGTCGTGCTCAGGATGGGCGAGAAGCTGGAAGTGTTAGCCACCAATACGCTCGCGGACCAGGTGTTCATCGCCTCTCCCGTGATTGCGAACGGAGAGTTGCTCCTGCGCGGACAAAGCACGCTCTACTGCATCAGTCGGGGTTAG
- a CDS encoding DASS family sodium-coupled anion symporter, which translates to MADRQPGGPSYANPEAESDASSGSRQVDSTLIRVLKWALVLGSALFILVLPVPAGITPQSWRLLAIFVATIVGGIVRPIPSGAVVLLGVTAVMLSGALSPVDALRGYADPIVWLVLAAFLISRGMIKTGLGRRIALLFVKAIGSRSLGLGYSLISTDLVLATIIPSNAARSGGIIFPIAKSIAETYESRPGITARRLGAFLTSLLYQADVIICAMFLTGQASNVIIAKFAKETTGIELTYARWAIAGLVPGLVSLAVVPPLIYRLFPPEIKHTPAATEFARTELQKMGRVSRHEILMLLVFGLVATLWMTTAFHGINYAVVAMLGIGVLLLTGVLTWQDVTTESGAWDVFIWYGGLVRMAEALGETGITKRFAEVAAGMTVGWYWAAALAGLLLVYFYAHYGFASITAHVSAMYIPFLVVIIAAGAPVALTVLLLAYASNLNASLTHYGTTPAPIWFGAGYVKQRTWWWLGFVASVANLLIWTVLGSLWWKALRWW; encoded by the coding sequence ATGGCTGATCGACAACCTGGCGGACCGTCTTATGCGAATCCCGAAGCCGAAAGCGACGCGTCAAGCGGTTCTCGCCAGGTTGATTCGACCTTAATCCGCGTCTTGAAATGGGCGCTAGTCCTCGGTTCCGCTCTTTTTATCCTCGTGCTGCCGGTTCCGGCAGGCATCACTCCACAGTCGTGGCGTCTGCTGGCGATCTTCGTGGCCACGATCGTCGGCGGCATCGTGCGGCCGATTCCCAGTGGCGCGGTCGTTCTGCTCGGGGTCACCGCGGTGATGTTGAGCGGCGCACTGTCACCGGTTGATGCTCTGCGCGGATATGCGGATCCGATTGTCTGGCTAGTGCTCGCGGCCTTTCTCATTTCGCGCGGCATGATCAAGACCGGCTTGGGTCGACGGATCGCCTTACTTTTCGTGAAGGCAATCGGCTCGCGTTCACTCGGCCTGGGTTACTCGCTCATCTCTACCGATCTCGTGTTGGCGACGATCATTCCGTCGAATGCGGCGCGTTCAGGCGGCATCATCTTTCCCATCGCCAAATCGATTGCCGAAACTTACGAATCACGGCCGGGAATAACGGCGCGCCGGCTCGGCGCCTTTCTTACCTCGTTGCTTTACCAAGCCGACGTAATCATTTGCGCAATGTTCCTGACCGGTCAGGCTTCAAACGTAATCATCGCGAAGTTCGCGAAAGAGACCACCGGGATCGAGTTGACCTACGCGCGTTGGGCGATTGCCGGCTTGGTGCCTGGGCTAGTTTCACTCGCGGTTGTTCCGCCGCTGATCTATCGACTGTTTCCGCCCGAGATCAAACACACGCCCGCCGCCACCGAGTTTGCGCGCACGGAACTTCAGAAAATGGGAAGAGTCTCGCGTCACGAGATCCTAATGCTGCTTGTGTTCGGATTGGTCGCGACGTTGTGGATGACGACGGCGTTTCATGGAATTAACTACGCCGTTGTCGCGATGCTCGGGATCGGCGTGCTGTTGCTGACCGGAGTTCTCACCTGGCAAGACGTCACCACGGAAAGCGGCGCTTGGGACGTGTTCATCTGGTACGGCGGCCTAGTGCGGATGGCGGAAGCGTTGGGGGAAACCGGCATTACCAAGCGCTTCGCAGAAGTAGCCGCAGGTATGACGGTAGGCTGGTACTGGGCCGCCGCATTAGCCGGCCTGCTGCTGGTCTATTTTTATGCTCATTACGGTTTTGCATCGATCACGGCGCACGTGTCTGCGATGTACATTCCGTTCCTCGTTGTAATTATTGCCGCCGGCGCTCCCGTCGCGTTGACGGTGCTGCTGCTCGCTTACGCTTCAAATCTAAATGCCTCGCTCACCCACTACGGCACGACACCCGCACCAATTTGGTTTGGCGCCGGCTATGTAAAACAGAGGACGTGGTGGTGGCTTGGCTTCGTTGCCTCGGTGGCCAATCTTTTAATCTGGACGGTGTTGGGATCGCTCTGGTGGAAGGCGCTCCGCTGGTGGTAG